One genomic window of Caldivirga maquilingensis IC-167 includes the following:
- a CDS encoding MFS transporter — translation MSDRRDLILILSSRVLRSIATGALGVTTGLYLYNVLHLSATLIGVFFGVGAFATPLMSLYFGRLGDCYGRKRMLLIALLFLPAATAILLLTSNYALLLVAAALGGFGTAGALASGSVGAIVAPMMTALLADKTNEENRTMVYSLLNLASGLAGAVGALLAHLSYREGFMIALGLSTASFLAILPVRDRYSESAVKGRCGSVNGRLDEKDRRVIRRFVLTGAFNGIGQGLVTPFLPIIFEILLKIPKGEIGNIFFLGGVAAALISLLTPVITSRLGFVRTVVLTRSISTAALVTLPFVNRFSPVLSYDVAIAMVAYLIYVMFRVVSLPAQSALMMSLVSQGSRSTTAGANQAARLLPSAAATLSSGAMIDYVALPVPFIIAVIINGVNIYLYTRFFKDVRTGRGVRSIIVE, via the coding sequence ATGAGTGATAGAAGAGATTTGATACTTATTTTATCATCCAGGGTTCTTAGAAGTATTGCTACGGGTGCTCTTGGTGTCACCACGGGGCTTTACCTATATAATGTGCTTCACCTATCAGCCACCTTAATAGGCGTATTCTTTGGTGTTGGTGCCTTCGCAACACCTTTAATGAGCCTATACTTCGGTAGGCTTGGTGACTGTTATGGTAGGAAGAGGATGCTATTAATAGCATTACTATTCCTACCAGCTGCAACAGCAATACTACTATTAACCTCAAACTACGCCCTACTACTAGTTGCAGCGGCATTAGGTGGATTCGGTACTGCTGGGGCTTTAGCCAGTGGTAGTGTTGGGGCTATTGTTGCCCCAATGATGACTGCATTATTGGCTGATAAGACTAATGAGGAGAATAGAACCATGGTGTATTCACTACTTAACCTAGCCTCAGGTCTAGCTGGGGCGGTGGGTGCATTATTGGCTCACTTAAGTTACAGGGAGGGCTTCATGATTGCCCTAGGGCTTTCAACGGCATCATTCCTAGCAATACTGCCCGTTAGGGATAGGTACAGTGAGAGTGCGGTTAAGGGTAGGTGCGGTTCAGTTAACGGTAGGTTGGATGAGAAGGACAGGAGGGTTATTAGGAGGTTCGTATTGACTGGTGCCTTTAATGGTATTGGACAGGGCTTAGTGACACCATTCCTACCCATAATCTTTGAAATACTCCTCAAGATACCTAAGGGTGAGATAGGGAATATCTTCTTCCTGGGTGGCGTGGCTGCTGCATTAATATCACTGCTAACGCCAGTCATAACCAGTAGGCTCGGCTTCGTTAGGACTGTTGTTTTAACCAGGTCAATATCCACTGCGGCCTTAGTAACATTACCCTTCGTAAATCGCTTTTCCCCGGTGTTGAGTTATGATGTGGCCATAGCCATGGTAGCCTACTTAATTTACGTAATGTTCAGGGTAGTATCCCTACCTGCTCAGTCAGCTTTAATGATGAGTCTAGTTAGTCAGGGTTCAAGATCAACCACTGCCGGTGCTAATCAAGCGGCTAGGTTGCTTCCATCAGCGGCGGCGACATTATCCAGTGGAGCCATGATTGATTACGTAGCCTTACCTGTCCCATTTATAATCGCTGTGATTATTAATGGAGTTAACATATACCTGTATACAAGGTTCTTTAAAGATGTTAGGACAGGCCGTGGTGTAAGAAGTATAATAGTTGAGTAA
- a CDS encoding FumA C-terminus/TtdB family hydratase beta subunit, which translates to MPTYYLKTPISDSDVEKLNIGDTVYVSGVLVSARDAAHVRIIEHIRKGEPLPVDLRGGVIYHAGPVAVKEGDSWRIISMGPTTSARMEEFEPEVIEKLGVKLIIGKGGMGPKTTEAMRRFKASYLIFTGGAGVLAAKAIKRVIGVHWLDLGAAEAMWILEVENFGPLSVIIDSKGNNYYEDLRRKARERIEEAVKDALGSIPRL; encoded by the coding sequence ATGCCTACGTATTATTTAAAGACCCCGATAAGCGATAGTGATGTTGAGAAGCTTAACATCGGTGATACAGTCTACGTAAGCGGTGTACTGGTAAGCGCCAGGGATGCTGCACACGTTAGGATCATTGAACACATAAGGAAGGGTGAACCATTACCCGTTGACTTGAGAGGTGGTGTCATTTACCATGCTGGCCCAGTGGCTGTTAAGGAGGGTGATTCATGGAGGATAATAAGCATGGGTCCAACAACCAGCGCCAGGATGGAGGAGTTTGAACCTGAGGTTATTGAGAAGCTTGGGGTTAAGTTAATAATAGGGAAGGGTGGAATGGGGCCTAAGACCACTGAAGCCATGAGGAGGTTTAAGGCATCATACCTAATATTCACCGGTGGAGCCGGTGTACTGGCCGCTAAGGCAATTAAGAGGGTTATTGGTGTTCATTGGCTTGACCTAGGGGCCGCTGAAGCCATGTGGATTCTCGAGGTTGAGAACTTCGGCCCATTATCAGTAATAATTGACTCAAAGGGTAATAATTACTACGAGGATTTAAGGAGGAAGGCCAGGGAGAGGATTGAGGAGGCTGTTAAGGATGCCTTAGGCAGTATCCCACGCCTCTAA
- a CDS encoding DUF92 domain-containing protein, which translates to MNNIDVLVTYLVIGLLASVALSIIAVKAKVIRRGAIPQSVLVGTLVTLSGLPSVLLFILFLLYSTIVTRLGKEPKIKLGVAYDLEGRGASQVAAVGFTPSVMAMVSAVTYAVNLTTVAKIFLISYVASLAATSADTWASEIGVLSRGNPFLVTMPKAKVTPGTSGAVTWLGELSSLAGSTAIALTYLALNVVFNNSPNWVKFNWSTVNPTIQLILLILALGYIGEVLDSLLGALTQPKYYCDRCGMVTEQEVHTCGGRTRLIYEPRIKLSNEDVNLLTSLIVAVTAVLVALAFSRLLG; encoded by the coding sequence GTGAATAATATTGATGTCCTGGTAACTTACCTAGTCATTGGTTTACTAGCCTCAGTGGCATTAAGCATAATAGCCGTTAAGGCTAAGGTGATAAGGAGGGGGGCTATACCTCAATCAGTGCTTGTGGGTACTCTAGTAACCTTATCAGGGCTTCCATCAGTCCTCCTATTCATCCTATTCCTCCTCTACTCAACAATAGTAACCAGGCTCGGTAAGGAACCGAAGATTAAACTGGGTGTAGCCTACGACCTGGAGGGTAGGGGGGCGAGTCAAGTTGCCGCAGTGGGCTTTACACCATCAGTAATGGCTATGGTAAGTGCAGTAACGTATGCAGTGAACTTAACCACTGTGGCTAAGATCTTCCTAATCTCCTACGTAGCATCATTAGCTGCTACATCAGCAGACACGTGGGCTAGTGAAATCGGGGTGCTTTCCAGGGGTAATCCATTCTTAGTCACAATGCCTAAGGCCAAGGTGACTCCAGGTACGTCTGGTGCCGTTACATGGCTTGGGGAATTAAGTTCACTGGCTGGTTCAACGGCAATAGCCTTAACCTACCTAGCCTTAAACGTCGTCTTCAATAATTCACCCAATTGGGTTAAGTTCAATTGGAGTACAGTTAACCCAACTATTCAATTAATACTCCTAATACTTGCATTAGGTTACATCGGGGAGGTGTTGGATAGTTTACTGGGTGCATTAACTCAACCTAAGTACTACTGCGATAGGTGCGGTATGGTTACTGAACAGGAGGTTCATACATGTGGAGGTAGGACTAGGTTAATTTATGAGCCGAGGATTAAGTTAAGTAACGAGGACGTTAACCTATTAACCAGCCTAATAGTAGCCGTCACAGCTGTGCTGGTGGCTTTAGCATTCAGCCGTTTATTAGGCTAA
- a CDS encoding MFS transporter → MYSKTPFEPLDWSRPTPGHIRILLISGAGFFADAYDLFAISIALVFLKQVWSLSASDVSLISSAALFGAVIGPFIFGRIGDVFGRKYVYGVEAALLAAGSMVSALSVNPTMLWITRFILGLGVGGDYPISATLMSEYAPAKSRGLFVAGVFSMQGWGIVAAALIGLGLLHANVNPDVAWRIILGFGAVAPALVIYFRRRVHETPRFEYFVKGDVEGARKAMRDVLMQDVNIDGRGNVERINLVKYIPVILGTAVPWFALDVFFYGINIFGPFVVTAMGLAGSPLSSIYIQLYAALAFLVPGYYVAAFLVDKIGRRSMQIMGFSIVAVVYLITALMLRNELIMPTIILALYGLAQFFTNVGPNVTTFITPTEVFPTRFRSTGHGIAAGSGKLGAALAALLIPIYFPITSNVGTVAKYAIMSRLLLLLAVMAIVGIAFTLLIKEPKGKPLELSSGEVASQ, encoded by the coding sequence ATGTATAGTAAAACACCATTTGAGCCACTTGATTGGTCAAGGCCAACACCCGGTCATATAAGAATCCTACTCATTTCTGGCGCCGGCTTCTTTGCTGATGCTTATGATTTATTCGCAATATCAATAGCCTTAGTCTTCCTGAAGCAGGTCTGGTCTTTATCAGCCTCTGACGTGAGCCTAATATCATCGGCTGCACTCTTTGGTGCCGTAATAGGCCCCTTCATCTTCGGTAGGATTGGTGATGTTTTTGGTCGAAAATACGTGTATGGTGTTGAGGCAGCTTTACTGGCTGCCGGCTCAATGGTATCAGCATTATCAGTTAACCCAACAATGCTGTGGATTACGAGATTTATACTTGGCCTCGGGGTGGGTGGTGATTACCCGATAAGTGCAACATTAATGAGTGAATACGCACCGGCTAAGAGCCGTGGATTATTCGTAGCAGGTGTATTCTCAATGCAGGGCTGGGGTATTGTGGCAGCCGCCCTAATAGGGCTTGGCCTCCTCCACGCTAACGTTAACCCTGATGTGGCCTGGAGGATAATACTGGGTTTTGGTGCAGTTGCTCCGGCTCTTGTGATTTACTTTAGGCGTAGGGTTCATGAAACGCCTAGGTTCGAGTACTTCGTTAAGGGTGATGTTGAGGGTGCTAGGAAGGCCATGAGGGATGTGCTCATGCAGGACGTTAACATTGATGGTAGAGGTAATGTGGAGAGGATTAACCTAGTGAAGTATATTCCAGTAATCCTAGGTACTGCAGTACCCTGGTTCGCACTTGACGTATTCTTCTACGGTATAAACATCTTCGGGCCCTTCGTGGTTACTGCAATGGGTCTTGCAGGTAGCCCGCTCTCCAGTATTTATATTCAATTATACGCGGCGTTAGCCTTCCTAGTGCCAGGCTACTATGTGGCGGCGTTTCTAGTGGATAAGATTGGTAGGAGGAGTATGCAGATAATGGGCTTCTCAATAGTGGCGGTGGTTTACTTGATTACAGCACTAATGCTGAGGAATGAGTTAATAATGCCGACAATCATACTGGCCCTCTACGGGTTGGCCCAATTCTTCACCAACGTGGGTCCAAACGTAACCACATTCATAACCCCAACTGAGGTTTTCCCCACTAGATTCAGGTCAACAGGCCACGGCATAGCCGCAGGCAGTGGTAAGCTTGGTGCGGCATTAGCGGCATTACTAATACCAATATACTTCCCAATAACCAGTAACGTGGGCACTGTGGCTAAGTATGCAATAATGTCAAGGCTACTGCTTCTCCTGGCTGTAATGGCTATTGTAGGCATAGCCTTCACACTCCTCATAAAGGAACCCAAGGGTAAGCCGCTTGAATTATCCTCAGGTGAGGTTGCTTCACAGTAG
- a CDS encoding secondary thiamine-phosphate synthase enzyme YjbQ codes for MKVFVRELKYTSRRQVEVIDITSDVEGVVNESGIKNGFIIVFAPHATAAIILNEDEGGLLKDIEDKILELFPRSGNYRHNLIDDNANSHLASAFLGQGKVIPLVNGSLIRGTWQNILLVELDGPRAIRRVVVEVIGE; via the coding sequence ATGAAGGTATTTGTAAGGGAGCTTAAGTACACTTCAAGGAGGCAGGTTGAAGTCATTGACATAACTAGTGATGTGGAGGGGGTTGTTAATGAAAGCGGTATTAAGAACGGTTTCATAATAGTGTTCGCTCCCCATGCCACAGCGGCCATTATACTTAATGAGGATGAGGGTGGGTTGCTCAAGGATATTGAGGATAAGATTCTTGAATTATTCCCAAGGAGTGGGAATTATAGGCATAATTTAATTGATGATAACGCTAACTCGCATTTAGCAAGCGCCTTCCTAGGGCAGGGTAAGGTAATTCCCCTGGTTAATGGTTCATTAATAAGGGGTACTTGGCAGAATATCCTCCTCGTGGAGCTTGATGGACCTAGGGCTATTAGGAGGGTTGTGGTTGAGGTGATTGGTGAGTGA
- a CDS encoding acryloyl-coenzyme A reductase: MKSIIVTGKGRFEVADSPRPDPGVGEVLIRVKYAALCYRDLLQLRGYYPRMKYPVVLGHEAVGVVEESRDSRFKPGDRVVPILHSVDGVCDMCLRGEEAYCRSRLSFGEEVDGFFAEYAKVTGNSLVKVPDWVSDELAALTPCVLAMIHKGLRRIGLSIGETVLVTGAGGGVGVHAVQLAKAMGARVIAVTSHEDKAKVLGRFADDVIVGLKFSEEVKRKLGEGVDAVIETVGTPTINESLRSLRIGGRILLVGNVNPDESYSLRLGYVILKDVAIVSNIASNKRDVASVFNMVKSIKIEPVVAAKYSLQDFGRALEALQSGSRVGKILLTP, translated from the coding sequence GTGAAGTCAATTATAGTTACCGGTAAAGGTAGATTTGAGGTTGCAGATTCACCCAGACCGGATCCAGGTGTTGGTGAGGTGTTGATTAGGGTTAAGTATGCTGCATTGTGTTATAGGGATTTACTTCAGTTAAGGGGTTACTACCCAAGGATGAAGTACCCTGTGGTGCTTGGTCATGAGGCTGTTGGTGTTGTTGAGGAGTCTAGGGATTCTAGGTTTAAGCCTGGTGATAGGGTTGTGCCAATACTCCATAGTGTGGATGGTGTATGTGACATGTGTCTGAGGGGTGAGGAGGCTTATTGTAGGAGTAGGCTTAGCTTCGGTGAGGAGGTTGATGGATTCTTCGCGGAGTACGCTAAGGTTACTGGTAATTCACTGGTTAAGGTCCCTGACTGGGTTAGTGATGAATTAGCCGCCTTAACACCCTGTGTCCTAGCAATGATTCATAAGGGGCTTAGGAGAATTGGGTTAAGTATTGGTGAGACTGTTTTAGTGACTGGTGCAGGTGGTGGTGTTGGTGTTCATGCTGTTCAACTGGCTAAGGCAATGGGGGCTAGGGTAATAGCTGTGACTAGTCATGAGGATAAGGCTAAGGTTTTAGGCAGGTTCGCTGACGATGTCATAGTTGGTTTAAAGTTCAGTGAGGAGGTTAAGAGGAAGCTGGGTGAGGGTGTTGATGCAGTTATTGAGACTGTGGGGACTCCGACGATTAATGAATCCTTGAGGAGCCTTAGGATTGGGGGTAGAATACTACTGGTGGGTAACGTGAACCCTGATGAATCATACTCATTAAGACTGGGTTACGTGATACTTAAGGACGTGGCCATAGTCAGTAATATTGCCTCTAATAAAAGGGACGTGGCCTCAGTGTTCAATATGGTTAAATCAATTAAAATAGAACCCGTGGTGGCTGCTAAGTACTCATTACAAGACTTCGGGAGGGCTCTTGAAGCCCTTCAATCAGGGTCAAGGGTAGGTAAAATACTACTGACGCCTTAA
- a CDS encoding DsrE family protein, whose amino-acid sequence MSVFIVLTRNDPATLYVAAALTASYAALGNDTVLFITGNAILAFRKKPVVTDSNEHELYVKANADYLSIINDSKSLGNVKIIACTGVMSVYGVRRDELHEVVDEVLDFPTLISRIKDNDKLLIV is encoded by the coding sequence ATGAGCGTATTCATAGTGTTGACTAGGAATGACCCGGCAACACTGTATGTTGCAGCAGCCTTAACAGCATCATACGCCGCATTGGGTAATGATACTGTATTATTCATAACAGGCAACGCAATATTAGCCTTCAGGAAGAAACCAGTGGTGACTGATTCAAATGAACATGAGCTCTACGTTAAGGCTAATGCAGACTACTTAAGCATAATCAATGACTCTAAATCACTTGGTAATGTTAAGATTATTGCATGCACCGGTGTAATGAGTGTTTACGGTGTTAGGAGGGATGAATTACATGAGGTTGTTGATGAAGTACTGGATTTCCCAACCTTAATTTCAAGGATTAAGGATAACGACAAGTTACTAATAGTCTAA
- a CDS encoding DNA double-strand break repair nuclease NurA, producing the protein MPDIFMDLLIKELNSITSEVMGIENNLIGLDNDVNKLWIKINASGSFTRAVAVDGGLQEVKLSNGYSISMARAIAVNNMGAEPIRVVKASLFPESSPGGILTMGILEVEAALRAINEYGDLRFILMDGSLFAKILEALHIILLGRNIGEIYAIPEAVNLVNATSRLINEAGKRGVRVLFISKDNSLRVYKEYLILRRLSESRNTRLRELANHGLNYYSVTWSRVLRTRFFKLMKSLSVSEESQLIGMLLNQSVSDSIILSSSLRRINLNHGIVKPMVISGGLSPRLSRLTESDLESLIERRLNESLIMRGIKPRLDSSTLINLPQVALTYVAVSRDDSPILVEIPVRDGGFLQRPRVRDPVYISELIEVSGPIINDYVDPIRYNGLLTLAHVYANFTVNQLSEYMAMLQSKLGLRFSRRIGLTIL; encoded by the coding sequence GTGCCGGACATATTCATGGACCTATTGATTAAGGAGCTCAATTCAATAACCAGTGAAGTAATGGGTATTGAGAATAATTTAATCGGCTTAGATAATGATGTGAATAAACTATGGATTAAGATTAACGCCTCAGGCAGCTTCACAAGGGCTGTGGCTGTTGATGGTGGATTACAGGAGGTTAAGTTGAGTAATGGTTACTCAATCAGTATGGCTAGGGCTATTGCAGTTAATAACATGGGTGCGGAACCCATTAGGGTTGTTAAGGCTTCCTTATTTCCCGAATCATCACCAGGCGGTATATTGACAATGGGGATTCTTGAGGTTGAGGCTGCTTTAAGGGCTATTAATGAGTATGGTGACTTAAGGTTCATACTAATGGATGGGTCATTATTCGCTAAGATACTTGAGGCACTACACATAATACTACTGGGTAGGAATATTGGTGAAATATACGCAATACCTGAGGCAGTGAACCTGGTTAATGCCACATCAAGGTTGATTAATGAGGCAGGGAAGAGGGGGGTTAGGGTACTATTCATTAGTAAGGATAATAGCCTCAGGGTGTATAAGGAGTACTTAATCCTAAGGAGACTGAGTGAAAGCAGGAATACTAGGCTTAGGGAACTGGCTAATCATGGGTTAAACTACTATTCAGTTACCTGGTCAAGGGTATTGAGGACACGCTTCTTTAAGTTAATGAAAAGCCTCAGTGTAAGTGAGGAGTCCCAGTTAATAGGAATGCTTCTCAACCAATCGGTAAGCGACTCAATAATACTATCATCATCACTACGTAGGATTAATTTAAATCACGGTATTGTGAAGCCCATGGTAATAAGCGGTGGATTAAGCCCACGATTAAGCCGACTAACTGAATCAGACTTAGAATCCTTAATAGAGAGGAGGCTTAATGAATCATTAATAATGAGGGGGATTAAGCCGAGGCTAGACTCCTCAACGTTAATCAACCTACCTCAAGTAGCCTTAACCTACGTGGCAGTCTCAAGGGATGATTCACCAATACTTGTTGAAATACCCGTAAGGGATGGGGGCTTCCTGCAGAGGCCTAGGGTTAGGGACCCGGTTTATATTAGTGAACTCATTGAGGTTTCAGGGCCGATAATTAATGATTACGTTGATCCAATTAGGTATAATGGATTATTAACACTGGCACACGTCTACGCCAACTTCACTGTTAATCAACTGAGTGAGTACATGGCTATGCTTCAAAGTAAGCTTGGCTTAAGATTCTCAAGGAGAATTGGCTTAACCATACTTTAG
- a CDS encoding helicase HerA domain-containing protein, translating to MEPVGYVIGNNGVDELIMIANPRYADVIKLFDYVYYEHGDSRILAQVTGINRELYRVSDSLAPVVFNDGVKPVETVLVKLLIIGKKTGDLLKLPEAPPPVSTPVYQADPELVKSYLGLRGRLCIGYLASMQDVKVCLNEKAISRHMAIIGATGNGKTWLSVLVIEELLKLGATVLILDPHGEYVKAKETVSKMDGVGLTVFRLSRQHAGDLTYRVGLIAADPDHIASVSGIDDKAIRIREAFSLAHRCVKLAAKAYGDSKLATLRNMERILAQVASGRRIQVGMLQNLFGTKYPTGNLNDNKYFRRLTVVLSELNDLASESAGRHAALAAKRYVRKLRRLGVYSPLSTRLLKLLKARHASVINLAGLDDSVQDHVAYSILSRVLKARINYVRRLPGPKYPYPVVIVVEEAHRFAPGNGRRTLTYGILSRIAMEGRKFGVFLVLITQRPSKIDQDILSQVQNYALLRVVNPKDREALLEAGELMNSNLDKILASLNIGEALIMGPIVGGQVPIVVKLRNRVLEYGGGDINLDKYWGVKDEDYENEVSRMMGLKIPKLTIERAKLLLDKISDESLSDSVIRGYVNGARVEVDLKNEVWSCSKCRNSMKPCEHVVALLLKKAMREAELMHK from the coding sequence ATGGAACCAGTGGGCTACGTAATCGGCAATAATGGCGTGGATGAATTAATAATGATCGCTAACCCAAGGTACGCAGATGTCATTAAACTATTCGACTACGTTTACTATGAGCATGGTGATTCAAGGATCCTGGCCCAGGTAACTGGGATTAATCGTGAATTATACAGGGTCAGTGATTCACTGGCGCCGGTGGTTTTCAATGATGGTGTTAAACCAGTGGAGACTGTTTTAGTTAAACTCCTCATAATAGGTAAGAAGACTGGGGACCTACTGAAGCTACCTGAGGCACCACCACCAGTATCCACTCCTGTTTACCAAGCCGACCCTGAATTAGTTAAGTCATACCTGGGTTTAAGGGGTAGGTTATGTATAGGTTACTTAGCCAGTATGCAGGATGTTAAGGTTTGCCTTAATGAGAAGGCGATTAGTAGGCATATGGCTATAATAGGGGCTACTGGTAATGGTAAGACATGGTTGAGTGTACTGGTTATTGAGGAGTTACTGAAATTAGGGGCCACAGTACTGATACTGGATCCGCATGGTGAGTACGTTAAGGCTAAGGAAACCGTGAGTAAAATGGATGGTGTTGGATTAACGGTGTTCAGGCTTTCTAGGCAACATGCAGGTGACTTAACCTATAGGGTTGGGTTAATTGCTGCTGACCCAGACCACATAGCCTCAGTGTCGGGTATTGATGATAAGGCGATTAGAATTAGGGAAGCCTTCTCACTGGCTCACCGCTGCGTTAAGTTAGCCGCCAAGGCATACGGTGACTCTAAGTTAGCCACATTAAGGAACATGGAGAGGATACTGGCTCAAGTAGCCTCAGGGAGGAGAATACAAGTGGGTATGCTGCAGAACCTATTCGGAACCAAGTACCCCACAGGTAACTTGAATGATAATAAGTACTTCAGGAGGCTTACCGTAGTCTTATCTGAGCTTAATGACTTAGCCAGTGAATCAGCTGGCCGGCATGCTGCCTTAGCGGCTAAGAGGTATGTTAGGAAGCTTAGGAGACTTGGGGTTTACTCACCATTAAGTACACGCCTACTTAAATTACTTAAGGCTAGGCACGCCTCAGTAATTAACCTAGCTGGCCTAGATGACTCGGTTCAGGACCATGTGGCGTATAGTATACTCAGTAGGGTTCTTAAGGCTAGGATAAACTACGTGAGGAGGTTACCGGGCCCTAAGTACCCTTACCCAGTGGTTATTGTTGTTGAGGAGGCTCACCGTTTTGCCCCAGGTAATGGTAGGAGAACTTTAACGTACGGCATACTCTCTAGGATAGCCATGGAGGGTAGGAAGTTCGGAGTCTTCCTAGTGTTAATAACCCAGAGGCCATCTAAGATTGATCAAGATATATTGAGTCAAGTCCAGAATTACGCATTACTCAGGGTGGTGAATCCTAAGGATAGGGAGGCGTTACTTGAGGCTGGGGAGTTAATGAACAGTAACCTGGATAAGATACTTGCATCATTGAATATTGGCGAGGCATTAATAATGGGTCCAATAGTTGGTGGTCAAGTACCAATAGTTGTGAAGCTTAGGAATAGGGTGCTTGAGTACGGTGGAGGTGACATAAACCTGGACAAGTACTGGGGTGTTAAGGATGAGGATTATGAGAATGAGGTGAGTAGGATGATGGGCTTAAAGATACCTAAGTTAACCATAGAGAGAGCTAAGCTACTCCTGGATAAGATAAGTGATGAATCATTAAGCGACTCAGTAATCAGGGGGTACGTTAATGGGGCTAGGGTTGAGGTTGATTTAAAGAATGAAGTTTGGAGCTGCAGTAAATGCAGGAACTCAATGAAACCCTGTGAACACGTGGTGGCTCTACTGCTTAAGAAGGCCATGAGGGAGGCTGAATTAATGCATAAGTAA
- a CDS encoding menaquinone biosynthesis family protein, with protein sequence MELLIGHSPDPDDAYMFYALTAGKVNFPFRIREFLVDIETLNKLALHGRLDVTAISTHALAYVADKYYVLRVGASMGLKYGPVVVGKGGGMNLVAVPGTYATATLLFKLAMPNVKTVEVPFDKIMDAVISGAVDAGVLIHEGQITYERYGLRNIMDLGEWWYEQTKLPTPLGLDVVKASLGMDNAMLIRDALLESLRYAMQHREEALEYAMKFSRGLNMSDTGRFVDMYVNNYTVDLGNDGEKAIKTLLQWGHEKGLLPEVNFTIV encoded by the coding sequence ATGGAGTTGTTAATTGGTCATAGTCCTGACCCGGATGACGCATACATGTTTTACGCACTAACTGCAGGTAAGGTTAACTTCCCCTTTAGGATAAGGGAGTTCCTGGTTGATATTGAGACTTTAAATAAGCTTGCACTGCATGGTAGGCTTGATGTCACTGCAATAAGCACCCACGCGTTAGCCTACGTGGCTGATAAGTATTATGTGCTTAGGGTTGGTGCATCCATGGGGCTTAAGTATGGCCCAGTGGTTGTTGGTAAGGGTGGTGGTATGAACCTTGTTGCCGTACCTGGAACCTACGCCACAGCAACCTTACTCTTTAAGTTAGCTATGCCTAATGTTAAGACTGTTGAAGTACCCTTCGACAAGATAATGGATGCAGTGATTAGTGGGGCCGTTGATGCAGGGGTTTTGATTCACGAGGGTCAAATAACCTATGAGAGGTATGGCTTAAGGAATATAATGGACTTAGGTGAATGGTGGTATGAACAAACTAAACTACCAACACCCCTTGGTCTAGATGTTGTTAAGGCATCATTAGGAATGGATAATGCTATGTTAATTAGGGATGCCTTACTTGAATCCCTGAGGTACGCCATGCAGCATAGGGAGGAGGCACTTGAGTACGCCATGAAGTTCTCAAGGGGACTCAACATGAGTGATACCGGTAGGTTTGTGGACATGTACGTTAACAACTACACAGTGGACCTGGGTAATGATGGGGAGAAGGCTATTAAGACCCTACTACAGTGGGGTCATGAGAAGGGCCTACTGCCTGAGGTTAACTTCACCATAGTTTAA